Proteins found in one Exiguobacterium sp. 9-2 genomic segment:
- a CDS encoding EscU/YscU/HrcU family type III secretion system export apparatus switch protein — MYQKIDLTGRKTAAVLRYDEASGQAPVVVARASGQAADRILQEARANGVAIEHDTSLLGHLLDLDLGTAIPPQLYDVMAELLLLIEELDNAKGRQT; from the coding sequence ATGTATCAGAAAATCGACTTAACCGGACGCAAGACTGCTGCTGTCCTCCGCTACGATGAAGCATCCGGTCAAGCACCGGTCGTCGTCGCTAGAGCTAGCGGTCAAGCCGCCGATCGAATCCTACAAGAAGCACGGGCGAACGGGGTCGCGATCGAACACGATACGTCCCTTCTCGGTCACTTGCTTGATCTCGACCTCGGGACAGCGATCCCACCGCAACTTTACGACGTGATGGCAGAACTGCTCTTACTGATCGAAGAACTCGACAACGCGAAAGGACGGCAGACATGA
- a CDS encoding flagellin N-terminal helical domain-containing protein gives MIINHNVTALNTHNKLSAASAAQSKSMEKLASGLRINKAGDDAAGLAISEKMRAQVRGLDQASRNAQDGISMIQTAEGALNETHDILQRMRELAVQSATDTNTSSDRSEIQKEMDQLSTEVTRISTNTEFNTKKLLNGQMGKTFSSSTNTLGPTDLKITGNDITNGTYTLTATAGGTDTTTVNTKTAASTLVAGDITAAAGTNYGDYSLAVTRGAGSTADVTLTGPDGKQTTASGVALNSDLAIGGITFDFDTHALDLAANTSGNINFSLTNAGLKVDLSGAKTVTTAAISSYAGESLNVGGLEFKMTWGQATTNDTTVLNVKDNAVKLQIGANADQNTTLSVNDMGAAALGVDALNVTSQVGANAAITSINKAIETVSSERSKLGATQNRLDHTINNLKTSSENLTAAESRVRDVDMAKEMMNQTKNSILAQAAQAMLAQSNQTPQGVLQLLR, from the coding sequence ATGATTATCAATCACAACGTAACTGCGCTTAACACGCACAACAAATTGTCTGCAGCTTCTGCAGCACAAAGCAAGTCAATGGAGAAACTTGCTTCAGGTCTCCGCATCAATAAAGCAGGCGACGATGCAGCTGGTCTTGCAATCTCTGAAAAAATGCGTGCTCAAGTTCGCGGACTTGATCAAGCTTCACGAAATGCACAAGATGGTATTTCAATGATTCAAACGGCTGAAGGTGCATTGAATGAAACGCATGATATCTTACAGCGTATGCGTGAGTTAGCTGTTCAATCAGCGACTGATACAAACACTAGCTCAGATCGTTCTGAAATTCAAAAAGAAATGGATCAACTTTCTACAGAAGTCACTAGAATTTCAACAAATACAGAGTTCAATACTAAGAAATTATTAAATGGTCAAATGGGCAAAACTTTTTCATCTTCTACAAATACTTTAGGACCTACTGATTTAAAAATTACTGGGAATGATATTACTAATGGGACTTACACGCTAACTGCAACTGCAGGTGGTACTGACACTACAACAGTTAACACAAAAACAGCTGCAAGTACTCTTGTTGCAGGAGATATTACTGCAGCAGCAGGTACTAACTATGGTGACTACTCATTAGCGGTTACTCGCGGTGCTGGTAGTACTGCTGATGTAACGTTAACAGGTCCAGACGGAAAGCAAACAACTGCTTCTGGCGTTGCCTTAAACAGTGATTTAGCAATTGGTGGTATTACATTTGATTTTGATACTCATGCACTTGATTTAGCGGCAAATACATCTGGAAACATTAACTTTAGTTTGACTAATGCAGGACTAAAAGTTGATTTAAGTGGTGCAAAAACTGTAACAACAGCAGCAATTTCTTCTTATGCAGGTGAATCATTAAACGTAGGTGGTCTTGAGTTTAAGATGACTTGGGGACAAGCTACTACTAATGATACAACGGTATTAAATGTAAAAGATAATGCAGTGAAACTACAAATTGGAGCAAATGCTGATCAAAATACAACTCTTTCAGTCAATGATATGGGTGCGGCTGCTCTGGGAGTGGATGCTCTAAATGTAACAAGTCAAGTAGGGGCTAATGCGGCTATTACTTCAATCAATAAAGCGATTGAAACTGTGTCCTCTGAACGTTCTAAATTAGGAGCGACGCAAAATCGTCTGGATCATACAATCAACAACCTCAAAACATCTTCTGAAAACCTAACAGCCGCTGAATCTCGCGTTCGCGACGTTGATATGGCGAAAGAAATGATGAACCAAACAAAGAACTCGATTCTTGCACAAGCTGCACAAGCAATGTTGGCTCAATCGAATCAAACACCGCAGGGCGTTCTCCAACTCCTTCGATGA
- a CDS encoding YaaR family protein, with product MDIRRIQETQRLQSLKGGPREVEASTTFSALMQEKRDHKGYERLQQKLALVEEHGQLLAESQTIEHLESYKEKIKDFLKDALDQSQQLEEKRGFNRRGRTKIYKVVEQVDAKLLQLTDTVISGESRRLDILDQVGEIKGMLVNVFV from the coding sequence ATGGATATCCGCCGCATCCAAGAAACGCAAAGACTCCAGTCCTTAAAAGGCGGTCCCCGTGAAGTCGAAGCGTCGACGACGTTCTCTGCCTTGATGCAGGAGAAACGGGACCACAAAGGTTATGAACGCTTGCAACAAAAGCTCGCGCTCGTCGAAGAACATGGTCAATTGCTCGCTGAGAGCCAGACGATCGAGCACCTCGAAAGCTATAAAGAAAAAATCAAGGACTTCTTAAAAGATGCCCTCGACCAATCGCAACAACTCGAAGAGAAGCGCGGCTTCAATCGCCGCGGTCGGACGAAAATCTATAAAGTCGTCGAACAAGTCGATGCGAAGCTCCTTCAGTTGACGGATACGGTCATCTCCGGCGAATCGCGCCGGCTTGATATCCTCGATCAAGTTGGCGAGATCAAAGGAATGCTCGTCAACGTCTTCGTGTAA
- the fliS gene encoding flagellar export chaperone FliS: MNPYATYQTNSVTTALPQDLTLMLYEGLIKFSMLAKRAIEQKMIEQKNTNIQKAQAIISELQLTLNQSIALSKDLNSLYDYMQTRLIDANVKNDLVAIDEVIGFAEEFRETWKEAMKLARQR; the protein is encoded by the coding sequence ATGAACCCTTATGCGACGTATCAAACGAACTCGGTAACGACAGCGTTACCTCAAGATTTAACACTGATGTTATACGAAGGACTGATCAAATTCTCGATGCTTGCGAAACGAGCGATCGAACAGAAGATGATCGAGCAAAAAAATACGAACATCCAAAAAGCACAAGCAATCATTTCGGAGTTACAATTGACGCTCAATCAATCGATTGCGCTATCGAAAGACTTGAATAGTCTTTATGACTACATGCAAACACGCCTGATTGATGCCAACGTCAAAAACGATTTAGTGGCAATCGACGAAGTGATTGGCTTTGCCGAAGAATTCCGTGAGACGTGGAAAGAAGCGATGAAACTCGCACGGCAACGATGA
- the fliD gene encoding flagellar filament capping protein FliD produces the protein MSGIRLSGLASGIDTETMIKQLMQAERAPVDRLSQKKQTLTWQRDAYREMNRALLDFRTAASDMLLSKNYQSKTVTSSNPTALTVTASPAASAGSVTIDSIDQLASVASVTLVAASGKKSDATLEDSGLFTKDANGKINVQINTFDVAGVAVTETLQLDATQKISDLTAAINGKASLGMNAVFNDLTGKLVLTKTSTGNLNPVGADISIVDASDNTAKVNSQDSIFGREGKNAKYTIGGQQLEQTTNTFTQNGLTITLNNVSTTATTINTVLDTQKNFDSIKNFVDKYNDVIDKMNKKVREEKYRDYQPLTDAQRKELSEDEVKKWEEKAMSGVLKNDSYLQDGLNQFRSAISSKIDTGYSYTSGTDTIQLQYMSQIGITSTSDFRDGGKLKIDETKLKKMLEEQPEGVYKLFTADAPEPTKDAQGNTIPNPNGLDGFVRQIQGFATTLRDKISGVAGRDGAVATTYRLGKSLADLDKSMLSWEDKLKRKEDSYYRRFAAMEQAMNQANSQSSTLAGYLGQGQ, from the coding sequence ATGTCAGGAATTCGACTGAGTGGTTTAGCAAGTGGAATTGATACAGAAACGATGATCAAACAATTAATGCAGGCGGAACGGGCACCGGTCGACCGGTTATCACAAAAGAAACAGACGTTGACGTGGCAACGCGATGCATACCGGGAGATGAACCGGGCATTGCTTGATTTCCGGACAGCCGCAAGCGATATGCTGTTATCGAAGAACTATCAATCAAAGACCGTCACGAGTTCAAACCCGACTGCATTGACCGTAACGGCAAGTCCAGCAGCATCAGCAGGTAGTGTGACGATTGATAGTATCGATCAACTCGCAAGTGTTGCATCGGTAACACTTGTTGCGGCAAGTGGTAAGAAGAGCGATGCAACGCTTGAAGATAGTGGATTGTTCACGAAGGACGCGAATGGCAAAATCAACGTCCAAATCAATACATTCGATGTAGCCGGTGTTGCAGTGACGGAAACTTTGCAGCTGGATGCAACACAAAAAATCTCGGATTTGACAGCGGCAATCAATGGTAAAGCCAGTCTTGGGATGAACGCGGTCTTCAATGATTTAACAGGAAAACTCGTTTTAACAAAAACGAGTACCGGTAACTTAAACCCCGTAGGAGCAGATATTTCGATCGTTGATGCATCAGATAATACTGCGAAGGTGAATTCACAAGACAGTATATTCGGTCGCGAAGGGAAAAACGCCAAGTACACGATTGGTGGACAACAACTTGAACAGACGACGAATACGTTCACTCAGAACGGTCTGACGATCACGTTGAATAACGTCTCGACGACAGCGACGACGATCAATACAGTGCTCGACACACAGAAAAACTTTGATTCGATCAAGAACTTCGTCGATAAATACAATGACGTCATCGACAAGATGAACAAAAAAGTCCGAGAAGAAAAATATCGTGATTATCAGCCGCTGACGGATGCCCAGCGTAAGGAACTGAGTGAGGATGAAGTCAAGAAGTGGGAAGAAAAAGCGATGAGTGGTGTGCTGAAGAACGATAGCTACTTACAGGACGGACTGAATCAGTTCCGAAGTGCAATCTCGTCGAAAATCGATACCGGGTATTCGTACACGTCAGGAACGGATACGATTCAACTCCAGTACATGTCGCAAATCGGGATCACTTCAACAAGTGACTTCCGGGATGGTGGGAAGCTGAAAATCGATGAAACGAAACTGAAGAAGATGCTTGAAGAACAGCCGGAAGGCGTCTATAAACTATTCACTGCTGACGCTCCGGAACCGACAAAGGATGCGCAAGGGAATACGATTCCCAATCCAAATGGCCTCGACGGTTTCGTCCGTCAGATTCAAGGTTTTGCAACGACGCTTCGCGATAAGATTTCTGGAGTCGCCGGACGAGATGGAGCGGTTGCGACGACGTATCGGCTCGGGAAATCACTCGCTGATCTCGATAAGAGCATGCTGTCATGGGAAGATAAGTTAAAGCGGAAAGAAGACAGCTACTATCGTCGATTTGCGGCGATGGAACAAGCGATGAACCAAGCAAACAGTCAGTCATCAACGCTTGCTGGCTATCTCGGACAAGGACAATAA
- a CDS encoding methyl-accepting chemotaxis protein, giving the protein MRKLRSNLKVRLFFWVLAISVITSGISAQLVLYLHRGLDVADTNAIWFGAGIGLLLSLIGTSLTQLILRQPIKAIEKATETAREVANGNFNVDFEEAKRGDEVDQLMHELEVMVLHIRKQATQMGSSSDKLTASAQEIAAAVQEGNASGESIRSAMAELSAKMNENVDQAYLSMDALGAVKRTMDEVAKEMNEALKSATVMQTEAQNGKTLATDSVEAMHMISKKMEQSATLNGRLTDMTGEISRITDVISDISAQTNLLSLNASIEAARAGEAGRGFAVVAAEVKKLAEQTATSAKEITDLISGVKRLVNDTANAMTDVQSEVATGVGLVEQAGSSFEEIHHSTENVYSRVKSVDQLVVKSDQEIDQVGLTTANILAMVEEASKHAEQVLQASSHQAASLGEVNGAMEELVAIAEQLQEETGATRL; this is encoded by the coding sequence ATGCGTAAATTACGAAGCAACTTGAAGGTACGGTTATTCTTTTGGGTCTTAGCGATCTCAGTCATCACGAGTGGTATCTCAGCCCAGCTCGTGCTCTATCTCCACCGCGGACTTGATGTCGCGGATACGAACGCAATTTGGTTCGGAGCAGGGATTGGCTTATTGTTATCGTTGATTGGAACGTCGTTGACGCAATTAATCCTACGTCAACCGATCAAAGCGATCGAAAAGGCAACAGAGACGGCACGCGAAGTCGCGAACGGCAACTTCAACGTCGATTTCGAGGAAGCGAAGCGCGGCGATGAAGTCGACCAATTGATGCATGAACTCGAAGTCATGGTTCTACATATCCGCAAACAAGCGACACAGATGGGCAGTTCAAGCGATAAGCTGACAGCGTCCGCGCAAGAAATCGCAGCAGCAGTCCAGGAAGGCAATGCATCAGGGGAGAGTATTCGTTCAGCGATGGCAGAGTTGTCAGCGAAGATGAACGAAAACGTCGATCAAGCCTACCTATCGATGGATGCTCTTGGTGCCGTTAAACGGACGATGGATGAAGTCGCAAAAGAGATGAACGAAGCCTTGAAATCGGCGACGGTCATGCAGACGGAAGCCCAAAACGGGAAAACACTCGCGACAGATTCTGTTGAAGCAATGCATATGATTTCGAAGAAGATGGAACAGTCGGCAACACTGAACGGTCGTTTGACAGATATGACAGGTGAGATTTCACGAATTACGGATGTTATCAGTGACATTTCGGCACAAACGAACTTACTCAGTTTGAATGCATCGATTGAAGCGGCACGAGCAGGAGAAGCAGGACGTGGATTTGCCGTTGTTGCAGCAGAAGTTAAAAAACTTGCTGAACAGACGGCGACATCAGCAAAAGAAATTACCGATTTGATCTCCGGCGTCAAACGTCTTGTTAATGACACGGCGAACGCGATGACGGATGTTCAGAGTGAAGTCGCAACTGGTGTTGGACTCGTAGAACAAGCAGGCTCGTCATTTGAAGAAATTCATCATTCGACAGAAAATGTTTACTCACGCGTTAAATCGGTTGATCAACTCGTAGTCAAATCTGATCAAGAAATCGATCAAGTTGGCTTAACGACAGCGAATATCCTTGCAATGGTCGAGGAAGCATCGAAGCACGCTGAGCAAGTTTTACAAGCGTCTAGTCATCAAGCGGCTTCACTTGGTGAAGTAAATGGGGCGATGGAAGAACTTGTAGCGATAGCGGAACAATTACAAGAAGAGACTGGTGCGACGCGTCTCTAA
- a CDS encoding DUF2225 domain-containing protein: MPDLYLKKCTCPYCLKTTETKRVLSRHIRVASTDFDGFIRHQGVNVYLYEPVQCSHCRFFFHESFGKLSPDVRATLQDHILSTLPVLPFASTERTIEQAIQLYKLCLYTAQVTEQKPAIQAMLGVRLSWLHRLTGQSAEEQLWASRAIEKYVSLYDNYTSVKESGLPEDVLLLRIADLHAVTKDKEQSRLWYSRLFQSKTATDKIKKEARTHWEWVQEQE, from the coding sequence ATGCCAGACTTATATCTTAAAAAATGCACCTGCCCCTACTGCTTGAAGACGACGGAGACGAAACGTGTCCTGTCGCGACATATCCGTGTCGCCTCGACTGACTTTGATGGCTTCATCCGCCATCAAGGCGTCAACGTCTACCTCTATGAACCGGTTCAGTGCAGCCATTGTCGGTTCTTCTTCCACGAGTCGTTCGGAAAATTGTCGCCGGACGTTCGGGCGACCTTGCAAGATCACATCCTGTCGACGCTTCCCGTATTGCCGTTCGCTAGCACGGAGCGGACGATCGAGCAGGCGATCCAGCTCTATAAACTCTGTCTCTATACGGCTCAAGTGACGGAGCAAAAACCAGCCATCCAAGCAATGCTGGGCGTTCGTCTGTCCTGGTTGCATCGCTTGACCGGTCAATCAGCGGAAGAACAACTGTGGGCGAGCCGAGCGATCGAGAAGTATGTCTCGCTTTACGACAACTACACGTCCGTCAAAGAGAGCGGGCTTCCGGAAGACGTCCTCCTACTTCGGATCGCCGACCTGCATGCTGTGACGAAAGATAAAGAGCAGTCTCGCCTATGGTACAGCCGCTTATTCCAAAGTAAGACGGCGACCGATAAAATCAAAAAAGAAGCACGGACCCACTGGGAATGGGTCCAGGAACAAGAATGA
- a CDS encoding flagellar protein FlaG — protein MNSINTEIRLHLPSNVLPYEATRNVFVEANQEALAEEGVVVLPTPQHVTKLETAMEQANIKLELQRTGLKFVKHEKLNEYYIQVVDTNNNVVQEIPSKKELDFFAAFMEFNQLIDKRI, from the coding sequence ATGAATTCCATCAATACGGAAATTCGCCTTCATCTGCCTTCGAACGTCCTACCGTACGAAGCGACACGGAATGTGTTTGTGGAAGCGAATCAGGAAGCACTAGCAGAAGAAGGAGTCGTTGTCCTACCGACACCTCAACACGTTACGAAACTTGAAACAGCGATGGAACAAGCGAATATCAAGCTCGAACTGCAACGGACAGGACTTAAATTCGTCAAGCATGAAAAATTAAACGAATACTATATCCAAGTCGTTGATACGAATAATAACGTCGTCCAGGAAATTCCAAGTAAAAAAGAACTCGATTTCTTTGCGGCATTCATGGAATTTAATCAATTAATCGATAAACGGATTTAA
- a CDS encoding flagellar export chaperone FliS, protein MTEQELYAMTPQQLTEVMLTGLVLQYDRAILARDTNRFDEVNERLQKAYQLLDKLQAGLHDDGGIITAQLDALYHYLAEQTLQVYKTPRVLDELLELAEDLRVTWQAAQTVDRPLVRAAHHQRYEGMEYE, encoded by the coding sequence ATGACAGAACAAGAACTCTACGCGATGACCCCGCAACAGCTGACGGAAGTGATGTTGACGGGACTCGTCCTTCAATACGATCGCGCCATTCTCGCACGTGATACGAACCGTTTTGACGAGGTCAACGAACGCTTACAAAAAGCCTATCAGTTACTAGACAAATTGCAGGCGGGGTTACACGACGACGGTGGCATCATCACGGCACAACTGGACGCGCTCTACCACTATCTTGCTGAGCAAACGTTACAGGTTTATAAGACGCCGCGTGTCTTAGACGAACTACTCGAACTGGCAGAAGACTTACGCGTCACTTGGCAAGCGGCACAGACCGTCGATCGACCACTCGTGCGCGCCGCACATCATCAACGATACGAAGGGATGGAATACGAATGA
- a CDS encoding flagellin N-terminal helical domain-containing protein, with amino-acid sequence MRITNNVQALKAYRNLSINQTNVKTTMDKLSSGQKINRGADDAAGLAISEKMRNRLKALDKAEQNVLDGVSMIQTAEGGLSETHNLLQRMRELAVQAGNGTLATEDRTAIQEEINQLTNEVSRIAKTTQFNGKELLSGKFNDADSALFIQTNAGANEGISITIDDMQALALDISSTTQADPSIRPLDFSSSDAPEYALSVMTATDANDAISHYTKAIDTISQQRSQLGAIQNRFEATSSVLSVSVENLTASESRIRDTDMAREMMEYAKYNILNQSGMAMIAQANALPQGVLQLLN; translated from the coding sequence ATGAGAATCACGAACAACGTTCAAGCCTTAAAGGCTTATCGCAATCTCAGCATCAACCAGACGAACGTCAAGACGACGATGGATAAACTATCGAGCGGTCAAAAAATCAACCGGGGTGCGGATGATGCAGCTGGTCTCGCGATCTCGGAGAAGATGCGCAACCGTTTGAAGGCGCTCGATAAAGCGGAACAGAACGTCCTTGACGGCGTCTCGATGATTCAAACGGCTGAAGGCGGTTTGAGTGAGACACATAACTTATTACAACGTATGCGCGAACTCGCCGTCCAAGCTGGTAACGGTACACTCGCGACGGAAGACCGGACAGCGATTCAAGAAGAAATCAACCAGCTGACGAACGAGGTCTCGCGGATTGCAAAGACGACCCAGTTCAACGGCAAAGAATTGTTGAGCGGCAAGTTCAACGATGCCGACAGTGCGCTGTTCATCCAAACGAATGCTGGCGCCAACGAAGGCATCTCGATCACGATTGACGACATGCAAGCTCTTGCGCTTGATATCAGTTCAACGACACAAGCTGATCCCTCGATTCGTCCGCTTGATTTCTCGAGCAGTGACGCACCCGAATACGCCCTCAGCGTCATGACGGCAACGGATGCGAATGATGCGATCAGCCATTATACGAAAGCAATTGATACGATCTCTCAGCAACGTTCACAACTCGGGGCAATTCAGAACCGGTTTGAAGCGACGTCATCCGTCCTCAGCGTCAGCGTCGAGAACTTGACGGCTTCAGAGTCGCGGATTCGCGACACCGATATGGCGCGTGAGATGATGGAATATGCGAAGTACAACATCCTTAACCAATCGGGGATGGCGATGATCGCTCAAGCGAACGCCTTGCCGCAAGGCGTCTTACAATTACTCAACTAA